One Bythopirellula goksoeyrii genomic window, TCTCCAAGTGGATATATTGCCAAACGTCGAGTTCCGTCCAGTTGGAAAGTGGGAAGACGCGGATGCTCTCTCCCTTGTGGACTTTGCCGTTGTACAAGTCCCACAATTCGGGGCGTTGATTCTTGGGATCCCAACGGTGGTTCTTATCGCGAAACGAATAGACGCGCTCTTTGGCCCGTGACTTTTCTTCGTCACGACGGGCTCCGCCAAAGGCCGCGTCAAATTTGTATTTGGTCAGCGCTTGCTTGAGGGCCTGGGTCTTCATCACATCGGTGTGATACTGGCTGCCGTGGGTGAAAGGACCGACACCCTCTTTGATTCCCTCTTCGTTGCTATGAACGATGAGGTCCCAGCCGAGTTGGTTGCGGATCAACTCTTCGCGGAAACTGATCATTTCCCGAAACTTCCAAGTGGTGTCCACGTGCATTAACGGAAAGGGAGGCTTGGCCGGGTAGAAAGCTTTCTCGGCCAGCCGGACC contains:
- the cysD gene encoding sulfate adenylyltransferase subunit CysD, with the translated sequence MTSYNLTHLKQLEAESIHIIREVAAEFDNPVMLYSIGKDSSVMVRLAEKAFYPAKPPFPLMHVDTTWKFREMISFREELIRNQLGWDLIVHSNEEGIKEGVGPFTHGSQYHTDVMKTQALKQALTKYKFDAAFGGARRDEEKSRAKERVYSFRDKNHRWDPKNQRPELWDLYNGKVHKGESIRVFPLSNWTELDVWQYIHLENIPIVPLYKAAMRPVVNKDGVLIMVDDDRMPIEPGEIIEERMVRFRTLGCYPLTGAVESEATTLPQIIQEMLLTTTSERQGRVIDYDQSGSMEEKKKDGYF